The genomic DNA GGCTGGACCCTGGGCAAGGACTTCGAGGCGCGCAACGCCACACACCAGATGAAGAAGCTCACCAAGGCCGAGCTGAAGGAGTTCCGCGACCGGCTCTACCTGCCGATCCCCGACTCCGCCCTCGAAGGCGAGCTGCCGCCCTACTACCACCCGGGCGAGAACGACGCCGAGATCCAGTACATGAAGGAGCGCCGCGCGGCCCTGGGCGGCGTGCTGCCCAAGCGCGTCGTGCGCGCCAAGCCGGTCAAGCTGCCCGTCGACTCGGTCTACGACCAGTTCGGCAAGGGCTCGGGCAAGCAGCAGGTCGCCACCACGATGGCGTTCGTGCGGCTGCTGAAGGACCTCATGCGCGACAAGGAGATCGGCCACCGGTTCGTGCCGATCATCCCGGACGAGGCCCGGACGTTCGGTCTCGACGCGATGTTCCCGACGGCCAAGATCTACTCCCCGCACGGCCAGACGTACGAGGCCGTCGACAGGGAGCTGCTGCTGTCGTACAAGGAGTCGACCGAGGGTCAGATCCTGCACGAGGGCATCAGCGAGTCGGGCTCGATGGCCTCGGCGATCGCGGCGGGCTCGGCGTACGCCACGCACGGCGAGCACATGATCCCGATCTACATCTTCTACTCGATGTTCGGCTGGCAGCGCACCGGCGACCAGATGTGGCAGATGGGCGACCAGATGGCCCGCGGCTTCCTGCTGGGCGCCACCGCGGGCCGCACCACGCTCAACGGTGAGGGCCTGCAGCACGAGGACGGTCACACGCCGCTCATCGCCTCGACCAACCCGGCCGCGGTGTCGTACGACCCGTCGTGGGCGTTCGAGATCGCGCACATCGTCAAGGAGGGCCTGCGCCGGATGTACGGCGAGCGGCCCGAGGACGTCTTCTACTACCTGACCGTCTACAACGAGCCCTACCAGCAGCCGCCGCAGCCGGCCGACCTCGACGTGCAGAGCCTGCTCAAGGGCCTGTACAAGTTCGCCGACGGCCCCGCGACCCAGGGCCCGAAGGCCAACATCCTCTCCTCCGGCGTGGCCGGGCCGTGGGCGGTCGAGGCCCAGCGGCTGCTGGCCGAGGACTGGGGCGTGTCGGCCACGTTGTGGTCGGCGACCTCCTGGACGGAGCTGCGGCGCGAGGCGCTGGCGTGCGAGGAGCACAACCTCCTCAACCCCGACGCCGAAAAGCGCGTCCCGTTCGTGACCCAGGCGCTGTCGCAGGCGCAGGGGCCGTTCGTGGGCGTCAGCGACTACATGAAGGCCGTCCAGGACCAGATCGCCCAGTGGGTGCCGGGTGACTGGTCGTCGCTGGGCACCGACGGGTTCGGCCTGTCCGACACCCGCTCGGCGCTGCGCCGCCACTTCCACGTCGACGCCGCGTCGATCACGCTGGCCGTGCTGACCAGCCTGGTCCAGCGGGGCGAGCTCGACGGCGAGGTGCTGCGCGAGGCGATCGCCCGCTACCACCTCAAGAACGGCGTGACCGAGGCCGGTGGCGCCGAGAGCAACGACACCCAGTCGATGGGCGTCTGACCGGCTCACCGGCCAGGGGTGTCCTCCGCGAGGCTCGCGGGGGACACCCCTTCCGCGTTGAAGAACCCCGGCACAGGTTCGTGCCGTCACACCCCTCTTGGCGCGATCTCACGTATTGTGGGCACTACTTCCCCCCGGACACGTCTGAGGGGAAGTTCCATGCGTCATGTCCTTGCCGTTGTCACGCTGAGCGTGTCCGCCGTGGCCTGCGCCGGCACGGCGAAGCCCGACACCGATCCCAAGGGCACCATCCCGCCCATCTCCTGGGGCCCCTGTACGGACATCAAGCGACCTGACGGCCAGCCGCCGGTCCAGCAGGACCCGAACGTCCGCTGCGCCAAGCTCGCCGTGCCGCTCGACTACGCCAAACCCGACGCCGGCACGATCCAGCTCGCACTGATCAAGGTCGCGGCCACGGACCCGGCCCGGCGGATCGGCTCGCTGGTGTTCAACTTCGGCGGCCCCGGCGGCTCGGGCGTCGACACGCTGGACCAGGCCGCCAAGGCGTTCACGACGCTGCGCACCCGCTACGACCTGGTCAGCTTCGACCCGCGCGGCGTGGAACGCAGCTCCGGCGTGCGCTGCGGCACCGGCGCCGACATGGACCGCTGGGTGGCGCTCAACACGCTGCCGGCCAACCGGCGCACGCGCGAGGCCAGCAAGGCGGCCAACGCGGAGTTCGCCCGGCTCTGCCAGCGTGACTCCGGCCGGGTGCTGCCGTACGTGGGGACCGTCAACGCGGCCCGCGACATGGAGCGGCTGCGGACCGCGCTCGGCGACGCGAAGCTCAACTACCTGGGCATGTCGTACGGCACGCACCTCGGAGCGGTCTACGCCACCATGTTCCCCAAGAACGTGGGCCGCATGGTGCTCGACGCCCCCCTCGACCCGACGGTCACCTTCCGGGAGCGCACCCTGTCCCAGACGCGCGGCTTCCAGGACGCCTACCGCAGCTTCCTGCGCTCGTGCGTCAAGGACGGCTGCGAGATCGGCAAGACCGTGCAGGCCGCCAACACCAACGTCGACCGCCTGATGAACCGCCTGGTCAGGAAGCCGCTGCCGGTCGCCGGCCGGCAGCTCACCCAGGGTCTGGCCTCCACCGGCGTCGCCGCCGCGCTCTACTCCGAGCTGTCCTGGCCGTTCCTGGAGAAGGCGGTCAGCCAGGCGATCAAGGGCCGGGGCGAGACGCTGATGTACCTGGCCGACTCCTACACCGGCCGCAACCCCGACGGCACCTACTCCACGCAGATGTCCAGCTTCCCGGCGATCACCTGCGTCGACACCGCCGAACGGCCCGACGAGAGCCGGCTGCTGGGCACGTGGCAGGCCGCGCTGCGGATCTCGCCGCTGTTCGGCAGCGAGGGCTCGGGCGGGCTGTGCAGCATCTGGCCGGCCCAGGGCAGCAACGAGGCCAAGCGGGTCAACGCCACCGGGTCCGCGCCGATCGTGGTCGTCGGCGGCAAGGGCGACCCCGCCACGCCGTACCAGTGGGCGCCCAGGCTGACCAGTCAGCTCAAGACCGCCACGCTCATCACCTACGAGGGCGAGGGGCACGGCGCCTACACCTCGGGCAGCACCTGCATCCGGCGGGCCGTCGACGGCTACCTGCTCAACGACAAGGTGCCCGGCCGCAACGTGAGCTGCCCGGCGGCCTGACACCCCCGGCATGACCCGCTCAGCGTGACCTGCCCGGCATGGGTGAGATGCCGGGCAGCGTGACGTATCCGGCGGTGTGATCTAGTGTCGGTCAGGTGACCGCCGACAGCGCGCTCGACCGTTACCGGGATCGTGTCCGCGACGAGGCCGACCGCCTCGTCGAGCTGGCCGCCGGCGCCGATCCCGGCACGCCGGTGCCCTCCTGCCCCGGCTGGACGATGGCCGACCTGATCACCCACGTCGGCACCACGCACCGGTGGGTGATCCACATCCTCGAACACCGGGTCCAGGAACGGATCTGGTCGCGCGAGGTGCCCAACGGGCTCGCCGAGGGCCAAAGTGGCGATGGCGCCTGGCTGGCGGACGGCGCCGGCAGGCTGCTGGCCACGCTCCGCTCGACCGACCCCGATCTGCCGGTGTGGACGTGGGGCTCGGGCCGCTCGGCCGCGTGGTGGGCGCGGCGGATGGCCTACGAGCTGCTGATCCACCGCATCGACGCCGAGCTCGCCCTCGGCGTCGAGTCGGACGTCCCCTGGGCCGTGGCCCTCGACGCGATCGACGAGCTGCTCGGCAACCTGCCGCACGCCCGCTGGGTCACCCGACACCTCGCGGAGCTGGACGCGGCGGGCGCCACCCTCCACTTCCACGCGACGGACACCCACCCGCACGACCGGCCCGCCGGGGACGGACCACCCACCGGGAACGGGCCACCCACCGGGGACAGGCCACCCGCCCTGGACAGGCCACCCGCCCGGGACAGGCCACCGGTTGAAGGCGGGCCCGCTGAGGACGAGCCACCCGCTGACGGCAGGTCACCGGCTGGGAGCGAGCCGCCCGCCGAGGGCGAGTGGACCCTCACCCAGGGCCCCGCCGGGGCGCTCACCTGCGAACGCGGACACGCCAAGGCCGACGTCGCGGTCCGCGGCCCGGCCAGGGACCTGCTGCTGATGCTGTACGGCAGGCGTTTCGCCGCCACCCTCACCGTCCACGGCGACCACGCCTTCCTGGACCGCTGGCTGGACAAGGCCGCCATCTGACCGCCCCGCGCCCGTTCGGGGACCTGCCCGGCCTAGGCACCGAACCCTGGACGCGCCGCCGCTCGGCGGTCGGCGGCGAGTCCAGGACGGGGCCGCTCGCGACGCGGCCCGGTGCACGAGCTCAGTGACGGAAAGCGACTGAGCCCGTGTGGACGGGACCCGACCGGCGGGGAAGGCGCCGGCGCGGACCCCCTCCAGGTCAGGACCTCCGGCGGAAGACCCCGAAGAGGCTGCCCGACGTGTCGCGCAGGTAGGCGAAGTCGGTGCCCGCGCCGTCGTCGATGACCTTCGTGACGACCTTGCCGCCGAGCTCCTCCGTCTGGCGGCACGTCTCCTCGACGTCGGCCACCTGCACGTGGAAGACCGCGTGGTCGGGGAACTCGCCCCGGGTGTTGAACAGGCCACCCGCCGGCTGACCGCCCGCCGGATAGCCGATCAGCCGGTAGTCGAGCGGGCCCTCGTCACGGGCGAACGTCCAGCCGAACAGACCCCCGTAGAAGCGCTCGGCGCTCCCGGGGTCAGCCGTCGCCACCTCGAACCAGGTCACCGTGTTGTCCATCGTTTCCTCACTTTCTCGAACAGGACAACGATCCAACGGCGGAGCGACAACCCTATGTCGGTGTTTTCGCTTGACTTGTCGAACATCTGTGCTCAGTCGAGGACGGCTCCGTGCACGATCATCTCCGGCACGTCCGTGGCGAACCGCTCCACCGGCCGGTCGGGACAGCGCTCCCCGGTGACCACGGCGGCGGCGATGCGGTCGAGCCGGAAGACGCGCACGTCGTCGCGCAGGCGGCACCAGGCCACGAGATACCAGAAGCCGCCCCGCCCGCCCAGGAAGACCCCCGGCTCCACCTCCCGCGAGGTCAGCGCCCCCTTGGCGTCGGCGTAGTCGAGCCTGAGCACCCTGCGGCGCAGCAACGCCTCCTCGATCGCGCGCGAGACCCCCTCGGCGCCCAGCGGCCGCTCCGCGCCGCCCGGCTCGGCGATCAGCTGGACCCGGCGCGCCAGCTCCCTGGCCAGCTCGCCCTCCGGGCCCGGCATCGCGGCCACCACCTTGCGTAACGCGCTGCGCGCCTGCCTGCCGAACGGCTGGTCGCCCGCCCGGCTGAGCGCCACGGCGATGGCCACCGCCTCCGCCGGTGTGAAGTTGAGCGGCGGGAGCGACATCGTCTTGTCGATGGCGTAGCCGCCCCTGCGTCCCGGCTCGGCGTAGATCGGCACCCCCGACTCCTGCAGCGCGGCGATGTCGCGCTCGATGGTGCGGACGCTCACCTCGAACCGCCCGGCGAGCTCGCGCGCGGAGCGGCAGCGGGGGGAGATCGCGCGCAGGTCCTCGACGAGCGCGTACAGCCGGTCGGTACGGTTCACAACCCGGACGGTACGCGCGGCCACCGACAATCGCGCGCCCCGCACCGCCACAGGCACGTGCCCGTCACCACCACGCCACAGCCCTCTCACGTCCCCGCCAGGCGGCCCCGCCAGGCCCCGCCAGGCACCCCTCCAGGCACCCCGGCAGGTGCTCTGACACGTGCCGCCGTACCGGGGCCGTCAGCGGCGGCCGGTCCAGGCGAGCAGGCCGGCGAGCGGCCAGGTGTTGACGACGCGCTCCGCCGGGACGCCGCACAGCGCCGCCCGTTCGCAACCGAACCGCTGCCAGTCGAGCTGACCGGGCGCGTGAGCGTCGGAGTCGATCGCGAAGTGGCACCCCATCTCGCAGGCCAGCCGCAGCAGCCGCTTGGGCGGGTCGAGCCGGTCCGGCCGGGAGTTGACCTCGACGGCCACGCCGAAGCGGCGGCACGCCTCGAAGACCAGCTCGGCGTCGAACTCCGACTCCGGACGGCGGCCGCCCCGCCTGCCGTCGCCGCGTACCACGCGCCCGGTGCAGTGGCCGAGCACGTCGACGTCGGGGTCGGCGATCGCGGTCACCATGCGGCGGGTCATCTCGCCGCGCTCCATGCGCAGCTTGGAGTGGACGCTCGCCACGACGACGTCGAGCCGTCGCAGCAGCGCGGGTTCCTGGTCGAGCGTGCCGTCGGGGTTGATGTCGACCTCGATGCCGGTCAGGATCCGGAACGGGGCGAACCGCTCGTTGAGCCGGGCCACCTCGTCGAGCTGGCGGCGCAGCCGGTCGGGCGGCAGGCCGCGGGCGACGGTGAGGCGCGGCGAGTGGTCGGTCAGCGCCCAGTACTCGTGGCCGAGCGCCCGGGCGGTCTCGGCCATCTCCTCGATCGGGGAGCCGCCGTCCGACCAGTCGGAGTGGCTGTGCAGGTCACCGCGCAGCGCCCGGCGCAGCGCCGCCGCCTCCTCGCCCAGGTCGGCGCCCGCGGTGTCGCGCAGCCGGCGCAGGTAGGTGGGCGCCTGCCCGGCGAGCGCCTCGGTGATCACCAGGGCGGTGACCTTGCCGATGCCGGGCAGACCGGCCAGCCCGCCCGAGCCGGCGAGTCGCTCCAGCTCGCCGGGGGGCAGCTCGTCCACCACGGCGGCGGCGCGGCGGAAGGCGCGCACCCGGTAGGTCGGCTCCCCCGCGCGTTCCAGCAGGAACGCGATCTCACGCAGCGCCTCGACCGGTGTCATGGGGAACTCCTACCCCCTCGGCGTTCGTCCTTTTTGCAGATTGATGTGGCGTGAACGTCACCGATAAGCTGTTCGGCCAATGAGAGCAGGAGCTTCATGGCGCAACCGAAACCTCCCGGTCAGCAGCAGAAACCACCGGGCAAGTCGTCCAAGGTCATCACGCTGACCGTCATCGGTGTCGTCTCCCTCATGGTGGTCGGGTTCTGCTCGGCCGTGCAGGAGGACGAGGTCGCCGCCGACTGCGTCAACATGGAGGAGCAGTTGCCGGACGGCTCCTACGAGGTCGTCGACGACGACTACTGCGACGACGACAACGGCACCACCACCTACTACCGCGGCTCGCACGGCGCCTACCACTGGTACTACGGCGGCAACCGGGTCGGCACCCGCGTGCGTAGCGGCACCACCTTCCGCCCGTCGGACGTGGAGATCAACTCACGCAGCGGCAAGACGATCCAGCGCGGCGGCTTCGGCAGTAAGTCGAGCAGCGGGAGCTGACACGTGCGGCGTGAGCACAGGGCGCCCAGGCCCGGCTGGGAAAAGATCATAGAGAGTCAGGGGCTGGCCTACCATCGGGCCGCCCATCCCGAGGGGCTGAACCGCCCCTACTGGGACGAGTCCGTCCACTACGTGTTCTCCATGGACGAGGTGGAGGCGCTGGAGGCGCAGGTCGAGGAGCTGCACGAGATGTGCCTGCAGGCCGCGGGCCACGTCGTGGAGGCCGGCCGCTTCGCCGAGTTCGCCATCCCCGAGTGGGCGGCCGAGGACGTCGCGCGGTCCTGGGAGCGCCGCGACCCCCACCTGTACGGCCGTTTCGACCTGCGCTACGACGGCACGGGCCCGGCCAAGCTGCTGGAGTACAACGCCGACACCCCGACCTCGTTGCTGGAGTCGTCGGTGGTCCAGTGGTTCTGGCTGAAGGACACCCACCCCGACGACGACCAGTGGAACTCCGTGCACGAGCGGCTCATCGACCGCTGGTCGGCGATGACGCTGCCGCCGGGTCCCACCCACTTCGCCTGGACCAACATGGACGAGACGGGCGAGGAGGCGATGACGCTGGCCTACCTGCAGGAGACCGCCGACCAGGCGGGGCTGCACACGGTCGCCGTCGCCATGGAGGACATCGGCTGGGACTCGCTCAACCGTCGCTTCGTCGACATGGAGGAGCGGATGATCCGGTCGGTGTTCAAGCTCTACCCGTGGGAGTGGATGCTGGCCGACCCGTTCGGGCGGCACGCCGTGCGCCACGGCACCTGGATCGAGCCGCTGTGGAAGGCGCTGCTGTCCAACAAGGCGCTGCTGGCCATCCTGTGGGAGCTGTATCCCGGGCATCCGAGCCTGCTGCCCGCCTACCTCGACGGGCCGCGCGAGCTGACCTCGTACATCGTCAAGCCGCTGCTCGGCCGGGAGGGCGCCTCGATGCGCGTCGTCACCCCGGGCGGCGGGCAGGAGACGCCCGGCTCCTACGGTCAGGAGGGGTTCGTCCACCAGGCGTTCGACGCGCTGCCCGACTTCGACGGCCAGCGTCCCGTGCTCGGCGCCTGGATGGTCGCCGACGAGTCGGCCGGACTGGGCATCAGAGAGACCTCCGGACTCATCACCGACGACACATCGTCCTTCGTACCTCACCGAATCGAGCGACCATGACCCTGCTGGAAACCCTGCTCCGCGGCTCGGGCGCCATCGCCGCGTACGCCGCCGTCGGCATGATCCTGATGATCATCGGCTTCTACGTGATCGACCTGGCCACGCCGGGCAAGCTCAGCGCGATCATCCGCAGCGAGCGCAACCCCAACGCCACGCTGCTGGCCACCTCGGCGCTGGCCGCCGTGGGGCTCATCGTGGCGGCGTCCATCTGGTCGTCGGGCGGCAGGCTCGCCGAGGGGCTCGCGGGCACCGCGGTGTTCGGCCTGGTCGGCATCGTCGTGCAGACGGTCGCGATGCTCGCCTTCGACAAGGTGGTCGGCATCTCGGTGCGCGAGCTGGTCAAGGAGCCGGAGCTGCAGCCGGGCGCGCGGCTGCTCGCCGTCACCCACCTGGCGATCGGCCTGATCACCGCCGTCGCCGTCATCTGATCGCGGTCCGCCCGGCCCGTCCCCGGGAACGGCTCCGGGCGCGGGCGGACGCGCGGCTCGCGGCCTGCGGGACCGGCGACCGGCTGGACCTGGCAGTCTAGAGGAGTGACAGACCGGACCCGGGAGGACACCACACGCAGGCTGGAGCGGGCCATGGGCTCGCTCGGCACGGCGGCGATGGCGCGCATGGACGAGCAGCTGCCGTGGTTCCGCGCGCTCAGCGCCGAGGACCGCTCGTGGGTGGGCCTGGTGGCCCAGGCGGGCATCGCGGCCTTCGTCGAGTGGTTCCAGCACGCGGGCGAGGACCGTCCGACGCCCAGCATCGAGTTCTTCGGCACCGCGCCGCGCGAGCTGAAGCGGTCGATCTCGCTCCAGCAGACCGTGGACATCGTCCGGATCGTGGTCGAGGTGGTCGAGGCGCAGACCGACGAACTGGCCGCGCCGGGCGGCGAGGACCAGCTCCAGCAGGCCATGCTGCGCTACACCCGCGACGTGGCCTTCGCCGCCGCGCAGGTCTACGCGCGCGAGGCCGAGGCGCGCGGTTCCTGGGACTCCCGGCTGGAGGCCCTCATCGTCGACGCGCTGGTGCGGGGCGAGGTGGACGACGGCCTCCACTCCTGGGCCGCGGCGCTCGGCTGGACCTCCGCCCCCGTGGTCGTGATCGCCGGCCACGCCCCCGACGACGACCCGCGGGCCGTGATCGACGGGCTGCGGGAGAAGGGCCGCCGCATCGGCATGGACCTGCTCGCCGGGGTGCAGGCCGACCGGCTGATCGTCATCGTCGGCGGCGCCGACAGCGTCCAGCACGCGGCCAGGCAGGTCGTGGCCCGCTTCGGTCCCGGCCCCATCGTCATCGGCCCCGAGGTGCCCGACCTGCACGCCGCCGCGCGCTCCGCCAGGGCCGCCCTGGCCGGGCTGAAGGCGTCGGCCGGCTGGCCCGACGCGCCGCGTCCCGTGCACGCCGACGACCTGCTCGCCGAGCGCGCGCTGGACGGCGACGAGGACGCCAGGGAGCAGCTCGTCGAGAACGTCTACCTGCCGCTGGCCGGCACCCCGCTGCTCGACACGCTGGCCACCTACCTGGAGCAGGGCACCTCTCTGGAGGCCACGGCCCGCCTGCTGTTCGTGCATCCCAACACGGTCCGCTACCGCCTCAAGAAGATCACCGAGCTGACCGGCTACCAGCCGACCGAGGGCCGTTCCGCCTTCACCCTGCAGGTAGGGCTCATCCTCGGCAGGCTCACGGAGTCCGCCGTGATGTGGCGGGCGCTAACGTAATCTGCCAGAAACCCCCACTGTAGAGAACCTACAAAAGACCTTGGACAAAGTTCGTACGCTTCCTTAGCCGCGTGTCGGAGTTCTACAGGGCAGGGTTGTTTGCGTGCTAGCAATCGTCGCGCCGGGCCAAGGCGCCCAGACTCCAGGTTTCCTGACGCCCTGGCTCGAAGTGCCCGGTTTCGCCGACCGGCTCGCCGCCTGGTCCGACGTCGCCGGCCTCGACCTGATCGCCTACGGCACCACCGCGGGCGCCGACGAGATCCGTGACACCGCCGTGGCCCAGCCGCTGCTGGTGGCCGCCGCGCTCGCCTCGGCCGAGGCGCTTGGCGTCACGCCCGGCCTGCTGGCCGGACACAGCGTGGGCGAGTTCGCCGCCGCCGCGCTGTCCGGGGCGCTGACCGCCGAGCAGGCGCTGGCCCTGGTCCGCGAGCGCGCCCAGGCCATGGCCAAGGCCGCCGCCGTCACCGAGACCGGCATGACCGCGGTGCTGGGCGGCGTCGAGGCCGACGTGCTGGCCGCCGTCGAGCGACACGGCCTGACCCCCGCCAACATCAACGGCGCCGGCCAGATCGTCGCCGGCGGCACCCTGGAGCAGCTCGCCGCGTTCAAGGACGACGCCCCGGCGCGCGCCCGCCTCATCCCGCTGTCCGTCGCGGGCGCCTTCCACACGGCGCACATGGCGCCGGCCGTGGCCCACCTGCGCGAGGCCGCCGCCTCCGTCACCCCCGCCGACCCCGCGGTCAGGCTGCTGTCCAACGCCGACGGCCAGACCGTGACCGACGGCGCCGACCTCGTCGAGCGGCTGGTCGGGCAGGTCAGCAGCCCCGTCCGGTGGGATCTGTGCATGACCGCCATGGCCGAGCTGGGCGTGACCGCGATCATCGAGCTGCTGCCCGGCGGCACCTTGACCGGCCTGGCCAAGCGAGGGCTGCGGGGCGTGCCCACCGTCGCCCTGAAGACCCCCGACGACCTCGACGCTGCCAGGGAGCTGATCAAGTGAGGATTCCCGACGTCGCCGCCGGCGCGAAGGTGCTGGGCTTCGGCCACTACCAGCCGGCCACCATCGTCACCAACGACGACCTGGCCAAGACCATGGACACCAACGACGAGTGGATCCAGTCGCGGGTCGGCATCAAGGAGCGCAGGGTCGCCCCCGAAGGCGAGACGGTCGAGGACATGGCCGTGCAGGCCGGCGGCAAGGCGCTGGCCGCCAGCGGGCTGGCGGCCAGCGACATCGACCTGGTGATCGTGGCCACCTGCACGCTGGAGAGCCAGATCCCCAACGCCGCCGCCGTCGTCGCGCACCGCCTCGGCATCGAGTCCCCCGGCGCGTTCGACGTGAACGCCGCCTGCGCCGGGTTCTGCTACGCGCTCGCCACCGCCAGCGCCGCCGTCCGCGGCGGAACCGCGCGCAACGTGCTCGTCATCGGGTCCGAGAAGCTGTCGCAGTGGATCGACTGGACCGACAGGGCGACCGCCGTGATCTTCGCCGACGGCGCGGGCGCCGCCGTGGTCGCCCCGTCCGACACGCCCGGGATCGGTCCGGTCGTGTGGGGCAGCGCGGGCGACAGGTCCGACGCGATCATCATCAACGACCGCGACAGCTTCCTCCACCAGGAGGGCCAGACCGTCTTCCGCTGGGCCACCACCGCGCTGCACCCGGTGGCCAAGGAGGCCTGCGAGCGCGCCGGCGTCGACCCGTCGGAGCTGGCCGCGTTCGTCCCCCACCAGGCCAACCTGCGCATCATCGAAGCCATCGCGCGCAAGCTCGGCGCCGACAACGCCGTCATCGCGCGTGACATCGTCACCGCCGGCAACACCTCCGCCGCGTCCATCCCGCTCGCGCTGTCGCGCATGCTGGAGCGTGGCGAGGTCCGCTCGGGCGACCTCGTGCTCGCTCTAGGCTTCGGCGCCGGCCTGACCTACGCGGGCCAAGTGATCGAGATTCCGTAGGATCCGGTACGGCTCACGCCGCACCTCATCAGCTCGTACGGCGTGAGCCGTACCGAACCAAAGAAACCAAAGGAGAACCAACGACATGGCTGCCACCGAGCAGGAGATCCTCGCGGGCCTCGGCAAGATCATCAACGAGATCACCGGCATCCCGGCCGGCGAGGTCACCCCGGACAAGAGCTTCGTGGACGACCTCGACATCGACTCGCTGTCCATGGTCGAGATCGCCGTGGCCGCCCAGGACGAGTTCGGCGTCGAGATCCCCGACGACCAGCTCAAGAACCTGAAGACGGTCCAGGACGTGCTCAACTTCATCAAGAACTAGCGGCCCGGCCCCGCGCGGGCCGGCCCTGCCGAACGACCCTTCAGATCGACAAGGAGCGCGAAAACGTGAGTGCGAACCGGGTACGTGTCGTCGTCACCGGGCTTGGCGCGACGACGCCCGTCGGTGGAGACGTCACCTCGACCTGGTCGGCGCTCCTCGCCGGTCAGTCGGGTGTCAAGACCCTCACCGAAGACTGGGTCGACACCGTCCCCGTGACGTTCGCGGGGACGGCCGCGGTCGACCCGGCCGAGGTGCTGCCCAGGCCGGAGGCGCGCCGCCTCGACCGCAGCGAGCAGTTCGCGATGGTCGCCGCCCGCGAGGCCTGGCAGGACGCGGGTGCCCCCGAGGTGGCGCC from Nonomuraea muscovyensis includes the following:
- a CDS encoding DUF350 domain-containing protein, with the translated sequence MTLLETLLRGSGAIAAYAAVGMILMIIGFYVIDLATPGKLSAIIRSERNPNATLLATSALAAVGLIVAASIWSSGGRLAEGLAGTAVFGLVGIVVQTVAMLAFDKVVGISVRELVKEPELQPGARLLAVTHLAIGLITAVAVI
- a CDS encoding ACP S-malonyltransferase; translation: MLAIVAPGQGAQTPGFLTPWLEVPGFADRLAAWSDVAGLDLIAYGTTAGADEIRDTAVAQPLLVAAALASAEALGVTPGLLAGHSVGEFAAAALSGALTAEQALALVRERAQAMAKAAAVTETGMTAVLGGVEADVLAAVERHGLTPANINGAGQIVAGGTLEQLAAFKDDAPARARLIPLSVAGAFHTAHMAPAVAHLREAAASVTPADPAVRLLSNADGQTVTDGADLVERLVGQVSSPVRWDLCMTAMAELGVTAIIELLPGGTLTGLAKRGLRGVPTVALKTPDDLDAARELIK
- a CDS encoding acyl carrier protein; its protein translation is MAATEQEILAGLGKIINEITGIPAGEVTPDKSFVDDLDIDSLSMVEIAVAAQDEFGVEIPDDQLKNLKTVQDVLNFIKN
- a CDS encoding beta-ketoacyl-ACP synthase III, translating into MRIPDVAAGAKVLGFGHYQPATIVTNDDLAKTMDTNDEWIQSRVGIKERRVAPEGETVEDMAVQAGGKALAASGLAASDIDLVIVATCTLESQIPNAAAVVAHRLGIESPGAFDVNAACAGFCYALATASAAVRGGTARNVLVIGSEKLSQWIDWTDRATAVIFADGAGAAVVAPSDTPGIGPVVWGSAGDRSDAIIINDRDSFLHQEGQTVFRWATTALHPVAKEACERAGVDPSELAAFVPHQANLRIIEAIARKLGADNAVIARDIVTAGNTSAASIPLALSRMLERGEVRSGDLVLALGFGAGLTYAGQVIEIP
- a CDS encoding PucR family transcriptional regulator yields the protein MGSLGTAAMARMDEQLPWFRALSAEDRSWVGLVAQAGIAAFVEWFQHAGEDRPTPSIEFFGTAPRELKRSISLQQTVDIVRIVVEVVEAQTDELAAPGGEDQLQQAMLRYTRDVAFAAAQVYAREAEARGSWDSRLEALIVDALVRGEVDDGLHSWAAALGWTSAPVVVIAGHAPDDDPRAVIDGLREKGRRIGMDLLAGVQADRLIVIVGGADSVQHAARQVVARFGPGPIVIGPEVPDLHAAARSARAALAGLKASAGWPDAPRPVHADDLLAERALDGDEDAREQLVENVYLPLAGTPLLDTLATYLEQGTSLEATARLLFVHPNTVRYRLKKITELTGYQPTEGRSAFTLQVGLILGRLTESAVMWRALT